GTCGATCGACTCCCAGTTCTTCAGCCCGCGGACGCCGGGGATGCGAACCGCCGCGCCGGGGGTGGAGAGGACGGTCGGGATGGACGGGAGCAGCGCGCGGCCGGCGTCGTCGAGGTTGTCCTTGTGCTCGTCGTGCGAGACCAGGGCGACGTCGATCGGGCCGAGCTCCGCGGCCGGGATCGCCGGGCCGGTCAGCTTGGTCATCACTCGGCCGGGGAGTTGGTAGTCGCGAGGCTCGTCGAACGCCGGGTCGATCAGGAACGTGAGGTCGCCGAGGTCCAGGACGGCGGTCGGGCCGCCGATGTGCGTGATCTTCATGACCACGATCCTCCGGCCTGGCGGTCCGTCTCACCATTGGCCCGCGAGTCACAGTTCCTGAAGATCGGGCCATACTGTGTTCATGCGTCCTGCCTCTTTGCGTACTGTTGCGGTCCTCGCGTATCCCGGGATGAGCCCGTTCCACCTGTCCGTGCCGTGCCTGGTGCTCGGCGAACGCCGCGGGCTGCCGTCCCGGTACGACGTACTCGTCTGTGCGGAGGAGCCGGGATCGTTCCCGACCAGCGCCGGGTTCGGGATCACGGTGGATCACGGGCTCGAGGTGATGGAGCGGGCCGACGTCGTGGTGCTGCCGAGCTGGGAGCCCGGGCTGGTGGCGTCCGACGTACTGCTGGACGCGATCCGGCGGGCGCATGCGCGAGGCGCGACCGTGGTCGGGTTGTGCGTCGGGGCGTTCCTGGTGGCGGAGAGCGGGCTCGCCGAAGGGCGTGAGGTGGTGACGCACTGGCGGTTCGCCGACGAGCTGCGGGCGCGGTATCCGGAGCTGAAGGTCCGCGCCGACGTCCTGTGGTCGGATCAGGGGGACCTGGTTACCTCTGCCGGTACGGCGGCCTCGCTGGACTGCTGCCTGCACCTGGTACGCACGCACCACGGGGTCGAGGTGGCGGAGAAGGTTGCCCGGGACATCGTGGTGGCGCCGCATCGGAGCGGATCGCAGGCGCAGTACATCCCGGTGCCGGTGCCGCCGGACCCCGCCGACGACGTGATCGAGAAGGCGATGGTGTGGGCGCGGGCGCGGCTCGACCAGCCGGTGTCGCTGGACGAGTGGGCAGGGGCGGTGGCGATGTCACGGCGTACGTTCACCCGGCAGTTCCGGGCGCGGACCGGGAGCTCGGGACAGACATGGTTGCTGCAACAGCGGCTGGACCGGGCACGGTTGTTGCTGGAGACAACGGACCTGTCGATCGAGCGGGTGGCGTCGGAGAGCGGGTTCGGGAGCAGCGACGCGCTCCGGCACCACTTCCACGGGTTGCTCGGTACGACGCCGCAACGGCATCGGCAGGAGTTCTACAGCACGAGCAGGATGTAGATCACCGGCGCGGCGAACGTGATCAGCAGGATCCAAGCCATCATCCGGTGCGCGGGCTTACCGCGGTCGAGCGACGACGCGAAGTAGAGCACGGCGCCCTCCTCGGTATGCCGACTCAACCCCATCCGCCTGGCCTCCTCGGGCCGCGGATCCGGCCGCTCCTCCGCGAACGCATCCGGATGAATCCCCAAATGCGCCGGCTCCGCCCGATCCACATCATCCCGCTCGAACATCCAACCTCCCGCAGGCCGGCGAACCAGGGTCCTCACCCCCATAGTCGCACTGTGCGAACAGCCACGCAGGCATAAACCCCATTTCGAGCGGCCAAAGGGCCAGCCCGAGGGGGTTATGCCTGCGTGCAGCTCCGCGCCTAGGAGAAGTTCGCCACCCACGCGTTGCGCGCGGTTGAACCGCAGATC
This Kribbella sp. NBC_00482 DNA region includes the following protein-coding sequences:
- a CDS encoding GlxA family transcriptional regulator gives rise to the protein MRPASLRTVAVLAYPGMSPFHLSVPCLVLGERRGLPSRYDVLVCAEEPGSFPTSAGFGITVDHGLEVMERADVVVLPSWEPGLVASDVLLDAIRRAHARGATVVGLCVGAFLVAESGLAEGREVVTHWRFADELRARYPELKVRADVLWSDQGDLVTSAGTAASLDCCLHLVRTHHGVEVAEKVARDIVVAPHRSGSQAQYIPVPVPPDPADDVIEKAMVWARARLDQPVSLDEWAGAVAMSRRTFTRQFRARTGSSGQTWLLQQRLDRARLLLETTDLSIERVASESGFGSSDALRHHFHGLLGTTPQRHRQEFYSTSRM